In the Prochlorococcus sp. MIT 1307 genome, one interval contains:
- a CDS encoding photosystem I reaction center subunit IV produces the protein MAVSKGQQVRIKRPESYWYNEVGTVVSVVSEGGGKYPVTVRFKKVDYKVYSGVDGGTSTSNYAESELEAV, from the coding sequence ATGGCGGTATCCAAAGGTCAGCAGGTGCGCATCAAGCGTCCGGAGTCTTACTGGTACAACGAGGTAGGCACAGTAGTTTCAGTAGTATCTGAAGGTGGTGGAAAGTACCCTGTCACTGTCCGCTTTAAAAAAGTGGACTACAAGGTTTACAGCGGTGTAGACGGTGGAACCAGCACCTCCAACTATGCTGAATCAGAATTAGAAGCGGTCTAA
- a CDS encoding DNA-formamidopyrimidine glycosylase: MPELPEVETVRKGLNDRLADFCIERLEVCRERAIASQGGSKKFIKKMRGNFVGDWQRRGKYLIASMHREQLKDQKKIDLSSLCGWWGVHLRMTGQFQLHQKEIPACPHTRVRFWNKEGSELRFVDVRSFGQMWWIDPESTPEKVMSGLRNLGPEPFSKNFNACYLKQRLEGKSRSIKSALLDQSLVAGTGNIYADESLFDAGILPQKKSGQLKELELEKLCKSLIKVLRISIGKGGTTFSDFRDLEGVNGKYGGEAWVYRRNKKPCRKCGAIIQREKLSGRSTHWCPRCQM, encoded by the coding sequence TTGCCTGAATTACCTGAAGTCGAGACGGTCCGTAAAGGGTTAAATGATCGTCTCGCGGATTTTTGTATTGAGCGTTTAGAAGTTTGTAGAGAACGTGCAATTGCTAGCCAAGGAGGCTCTAAGAAGTTCATCAAAAAGATGAGAGGTAATTTTGTTGGGGACTGGCAAAGACGTGGTAAATATCTAATCGCATCTATGCATAGAGAGCAGCTGAAAGATCAGAAAAAAATAGATCTTTCTTCTCTTTGTGGTTGGTGGGGAGTTCATCTTAGGATGACAGGGCAGTTTCAATTACATCAAAAAGAAATCCCTGCTTGTCCTCATACAAGAGTGCGCTTTTGGAATAAAGAAGGTTCTGAACTTCGTTTTGTAGACGTCCGTAGCTTTGGACAAATGTGGTGGATAGACCCAGAAAGTACTCCAGAAAAAGTGATGTCTGGGCTAAGAAATCTTGGTCCAGAGCCTTTTAGTAAGAATTTTAATGCTTGTTACCTAAAACAACGGTTAGAAGGTAAAAGTCGCTCTATTAAATCAGCCCTATTAGATCAATCTTTAGTCGCTGGAACAGGTAATATATATGCCGACGAAAGCCTTTTTGATGCAGGGATACTACCACAAAAAAAATCAGGACAACTGAAGGAATTAGAGCTTGAAAAATTGTGCAAAAGCCTAATAAAAGTACTGAGAATAAGCATCGGGAAAGGAGGCACTACCTTCAGTGACTTTCGAGACTTAGAAGGTGTCAATGGCAAATATGGTGGAGAGGCCTGGGTATACCGACGAAACAAAAAGCCTTGTCGCAAATGTGGAGCGATAATTCAAAGAGAAAAGCTTTCAGGGAGAAGCACGCACTGGTGTCCAAGATGCCAAATGTAA